One Natrinema longum genomic window, TCGAACTCTGTGGGAACGACGGCTGGGCCGACGTCTTCCTCGTTGCGCCCGCGACCGCGAACACCGTCGGCAAGATCGCGAGTGCGATCGACGATACGACCGTGACGACGTGTGCGACGACCGCGCTGGGAGCCGGGACGCCGATGGTCGTCGCCCCTGCGATGCACGAGCCGATGTACGACCATCCCGGCGTGCTCGAGGCCATCGAGACCGTCGAGGAGTGGGGCGTCGAGTTCGTCGATCCACGCGTCGAGGAGGGGAAGGCCAAGATCGCAAGCGAGGAGGCGATCGTCTGTGACGTCGCCCGCACGGCCGGCGACCGTTCCCTCGAGGGAGCCCACGTCGTGGTCACCAGCGGTGCGACCAGCGAGTCGATCGACCCGGTCCGTGTGCTGACGAACCGCTCGTCGGGGACGATGGGACGGGCCGTGGCGAAAGCCTGCTACGTTCGCGGCGCGGACGTGACGCTCGTCCAGGACGGTCCGGACGTTCCCTACGCCACCGTCAGGGAGGTCGAGAGCGCCCGCGAGATGCTCGCGGCCACCAGCGCAGCCTGCGAGGACGCGGATGCGCTCGTCTCGGCGGCGGCGATCAGCGACTACACGGTCGCGGAAAGCGACGAGAAGATCCGCTCGGGACAGGAGCTCACGCTCGCGCTCGAGCCGACGCCGAAACTCATCGACGAGATTCGTTCCCAAGACCCCGATCTGCCGATCGTCGGGTTCAAAGCCGAAACGTCCGGCGACGAGACAGCGATGATCGAGCAGGCGAGAAAAACGCTCGAGCGGGCCGAGCTGGCCTTCGTCGTCGCCAACGACGCGAGCGTGATGGGTGCAGAGCGGACGAGCGCCCTGCTGGTCCACGCGAACGACGCCGCCCGCTACGAGGGGACGAAAGCGGGACTGGGCGGGGAGATCGCCGATTCGATCGCAACGATACTCGAATCAGAGATGACGGCGGACTAATACAGCGACGAGTCCGTCAGGAGAG contains:
- the coaBC gene encoding bifunctional phosphopantothenoylcysteine decarboxylase/phosphopantothenate--cysteine ligase CoaBC, yielding MLEGVNVALGITGSIAAVKTVELAHELRRQGADVRGVMSDSARGIVHPWAVEFATENEVVTEITGSVEHVELCGNDGWADVFLVAPATANTVGKIASAIDDTTVTTCATTALGAGTPMVVAPAMHEPMYDHPGVLEAIETVEEWGVEFVDPRVEEGKAKIASEEAIVCDVARTAGDRSLEGAHVVVTSGATSESIDPVRVLTNRSSGTMGRAVAKACYVRGADVTLVQDGPDVPYATVREVESAREMLAATSAACEDADALVSAAAISDYTVAESDEKIRSGQELTLALEPTPKLIDEIRSQDPDLPIVGFKAETSGDETAMIEQARKTLERAELAFVVANDASVMGAERTSALLVHANDAARYEGTKAGLGGEIADSIATILESEMTAD